Proteins found in one Gammaproteobacteria bacterium genomic segment:
- a CDS encoding GreA/GreB family elongation factor produces the protein MSRAFVNEDLVADNAAPPERPISTDTNYVTPRGFKMLETRLAELAAERSVLKAHNEITARDRLAEVERDLVYYAARIESARRVPVPAQAPEQVTFGARVTVATPDGEEIAYTLVGEDEADVAQGLISWVSPLGNALLGAREADEVTWRRPVGDVKLEVIEIALPENK, from the coding sequence ATGAGCCGGGCCTTTGTCAATGAAGATCTTGTCGCCGACAACGCTGCGCCGCCCGAGCGCCCGATCAGTACCGATACAAACTATGTTACGCCGCGCGGGTTCAAGATGCTGGAAACGCGCCTTGCGGAGCTGGCGGCGGAGCGATCCGTGCTCAAGGCGCACAACGAGATAACCGCGCGAGATCGGCTGGCTGAGGTCGAGCGTGATCTGGTTTACTACGCTGCGCGTATCGAGTCGGCCAGACGCGTGCCTGTGCCCGCGCAGGCGCCAGAACAGGTGACTTTTGGTGCCCGCGTCACCGTAGCGACGCCGGATGGCGAGGAGATCGCTTACACGTTGGTGGGTGAAGATGAAGCCGATGTGGCGCAAGGTCTCATCAGCTGGGTTTCGCCTTTGGGAAACGCCTTGCTTGGTGCGCGCGAGGCGGATGAAGTCACATGGCGGCGTCCGGTGGGCGACGTGAAACTTGAAGTAATCGAGATCGCGTTACCCGAAAATAAGTAA
- the bioF gene encoding 8-amino-7-oxononanoate synthase — MKELRIPLERRRAAGLYRARRIAEGPQGPERIIDGRRLISFCSNDYLGLANHPNVVAAFKKAADKYGVGSGAAHLINGHTRVHHVLEEELAAFTGRARALLFSTGYMANLGVISALVSRGDSVLEDRLNHASLIDAGLLSGARLMRYPHRDIPNLSRRLATREQGEKLIVTDGVFSMDGDIAPLAELGKVAMQHDAWLMVDDAHGLGVLGASGRGSLEHCGIDISRVSILMGTLGKAFGTFGAFVAGSEELIETLIQAARTYIYTTAPPPAIAEATRTALRIAQRDSWRRERLCELVNRFRTGAAALDLPLVKSETPIQPLLIGDAARATIIGDALLEQGILVTAIRPPTVPKGTARLRITLSATHTDAQVDNLLDALATVRLQRLGVNDATR; from the coding sequence ATGAAAGAATTGCGCATCCCACTTGAGCGACGCCGTGCCGCTGGGCTTTATCGTGCCCGTCGCATCGCCGAAGGGCCGCAAGGCCCGGAGCGGATCATCGATGGCAGGCGCTTGATTTCGTTCTGCAGCAACGATTATCTGGGGCTGGCGAACCATCCCAACGTTGTCGCGGCATTTAAAAAGGCAGCCGATAAATACGGCGTCGGAAGCGGCGCAGCGCATCTAATTAACGGTCATACCCGCGTCCATCACGTGCTGGAGGAAGAACTTGCCGCGTTCACAGGCCGGGCGCGCGCATTGCTGTTCTCGACCGGTTATATGGCGAACCTTGGTGTGATCTCAGCGCTCGTCAGTCGCGGCGACAGTGTGCTCGAAGACCGACTCAATCACGCTTCCCTGATCGATGCCGGTCTGTTGTCCGGGGCGCGTCTGATGCGCTATCCGCATCGCGACATTCCGAATCTAAGCCGCAGACTTGCAACCCGTGAGCAGGGCGAAAAGCTGATCGTGACCGACGGCGTCTTCAGCATGGACGGCGACATCGCGCCACTTGCCGAACTTGGCAAGGTCGCTATGCAACACGATGCATGGCTGATGGTCGATGATGCTCACGGGCTCGGCGTGCTGGGCGCAAGCGGCCGCGGCTCGCTGGAGCACTGCGGCATCGACATCTCTCGGGTATCGATATTGATGGGTACGCTGGGCAAGGCGTTTGGCACTTTTGGCGCGTTCGTAGCCGGTAGCGAGGAACTGATCGAGACGCTTATTCAAGCGGCGCGCACGTATATCTACACAACGGCCCCGCCGCCCGCGATAGCCGAGGCGACGCGCACGGCGCTGCGCATCGCGCAGCGCGACTCGTGGCGCCGGGAACGGTTGTGCGAGTTGGTGAACCGGTTCCGTACCGGCGCGGCGGCGCTGGATTTGCCGCTGGTCAAGTCCGAAACTCCGATCCAGCCCTTGTTGATAGGCGATGCGGCACGCGCCACGATCATCGGCGATGCGCTGTTGGAGCAAGGCATACTCGTCACCGCCATTCGCCCACCCACCGTGCCGAAGGGAACAGCAAGGCTACGCATAACGTTGTCGGCGACGCACACGGACGCGCAAGTTGACAACCTGCTGGACGCGCTTGCGACGGTTCGGCTCCAGCGTCTGGGTGTTAACGACGCAACGCGCTAA
- a CDS encoding site-specific DNA-methyltransferase, which translates to MAKSHARCSPGQVRDAIFHVLADATKALSVKEVEQQVQQIIGPTPSSSIRSYLRLNTPDLFVREDRGVYRLQKSAATRIQNDLPSFEPEEPPCTLGDVTLFHADCFQWLEQQPANSFHAVITDPPYGLHEYTPEQQAKLRVGKGGVWRIPPAFDGHKRSPLPRFTTLTVNQIEELRDFFLLWTRSLLPKLVPGAHVIVASNPLLSHVVAWALAAGGLERRGEIIRLTMTMRGGDRPKAAHDEFPEVSVLPRSMWEPWLTFRKPIEGRVQDNLRKWKTGGFRRPSHAKPFGDVIPSAPTRSLERGLAPHPSLKPQAFLREVVRASLPLGEGVVLDPFAGAGSTLAACLAVGYSGVGVEKDAHYFKMACESIPKLAAYNGNGSVNACIARSLEVF; encoded by the coding sequence ATGGCAAAAAGTCACGCAAGATGTTCACCGGGGCAGGTTCGCGATGCCATTTTTCATGTATTGGCCGATGCTACGAAGGCATTGTCCGTAAAAGAAGTCGAGCAACAGGTTCAGCAAATCATCGGCCCCACGCCAAGTTCCTCTATCAGATCATATCTCAGACTGAACACGCCCGATCTTTTCGTGCGTGAGGATAGAGGGGTGTACCGCTTGCAAAAAAGCGCCGCGACGCGCATTCAGAACGACCTACCTTCATTTGAGCCAGAGGAGCCGCCCTGCACGCTTGGCGATGTCACCCTGTTCCACGCCGATTGCTTTCAATGGCTTGAACAGCAGCCCGCGAATTCTTTTCACGCGGTTATCACCGATCCGCCTTACGGCTTGCACGAATATACCCCGGAACAACAAGCGAAACTGCGGGTGGGTAAAGGCGGCGTATGGAGGATTCCGCCCGCCTTTGATGGCCACAAGCGCTCCCCATTACCTCGATTTACGACTTTAACCGTAAACCAGATCGAGGAATTGCGTGATTTTTTTCTACTGTGGACGCGGTCGCTGTTACCGAAGCTTGTGCCGGGCGCCCATGTGATCGTTGCGTCCAATCCGTTGCTTTCGCACGTTGTGGCTTGGGCGCTGGCTGCGGGCGGTCTTGAACGGCGTGGCGAAATCATTCGCCTGACCATGACCATGCGCGGCGGCGATCGTCCGAAAGCCGCACACGACGAATTTCCAGAAGTAAGCGTACTTCCACGGTCAATGTGGGAGCCTTGGCTTACATTCCGCAAGCCAATAGAAGGACGGGTTCAGGACAATTTGAGGAAATGGAAAACCGGCGGCTTTCGGCGGCCATCGCACGCCAAGCCGTTTGGCGACGTTATTCCCTCCGCACCGACTCGAAGCCTGGAGCGGGGACTTGCGCCGCATCCAAGCCTCAAGCCTCAGGCGTTTCTGCGCGAAGTAGTCCGCGCGTCCCTGCCGCTGGGAGAAGGAGTCGTACTGGATCCCTTTGCTGGCGCGGGGTCCACCCTCGCCGCATGCCTGGCAGTCGGCTACTCTGGGGTAGGTGTAGAAAAAGACGCTCACTACTTCAAAATGGCGTGTGAGTCCATTCCAAAGCTTGCCGCTTACAACGGAAACGGCTCTGTTAACGCTTGTATAGCCAGGTCTCTCGAAGTTTTCTAA